Proteins co-encoded in one Bos taurus isolate L1 Dominette 01449 registration number 42190680 breed Hereford chromosome X, ARS-UCD2.0, whole genome shotgun sequence genomic window:
- the LOC132342093 gene encoding transcription elongation factor A protein-like 8, protein MQKSCGENERKPQNMPKAEEDRPLEAVPQEAEGNPQPSEEGVSQEAEGNLRGGLTQPGQGYKEDSPVRHLDPEEMIRGADELERLREEIRRVRNKFVMMHWKQRHSRSRPYPVCFRP, encoded by the coding sequence atgcaaaaatcttgtggagaaaatgaaagaaaaccacaGAACATGCCAAAGGCTGAGGAAGACCGCCCTTTGGAAGCTGTACCACAGGAGGCAGAAGGAAATCCTCAACCTTCTGAAGAAGGTGTAAGCCAGGAAGCAGAAGGAAACCTTAGAGGAGGGCTGACTCAGCCTGGTCAGGGATATAAAGAGGACTCTCCTGTTAGGCATTTGGACCCTGAAGAAATGATAAGAGGAGCAGATGAGTTGGAAAGGCTTAGGGAAGAGATAAGAAGAGTAAGAAACAAGTTTGTGATGATGCATTGGAAGCAAAGACATTCACGCAGCCGTCCTTATCCCGTGTGCTTTAGGCCTTGA